One Orrella dioscoreae genomic window carries:
- a CDS encoding TPM domain-containing protein — MMRKTFGPLLATFIGLFWCLAAAAQYTVDTLPSPKAHGQDHYVSDPDGNLGAGTVAQIDALGKAIEAANGSEFAVVVVNDYEGDSDFAFAMDLFSHWGIGKQGADNGLLLFLAMDRREYRFITGYGLEGILPDALLGRIGESYLVPYLKDGNTDMAVLSAAKAVESVFLSPDNGLELAGLQAYRPTFWNRHAVPLRQTCLVLGIFTLAAVWMRLARKRVLKKHGFNDKQYSNYTLWFTLFTFLFVMFLSGFVIVFMEKVDSVYRMRNLPWFAGVFGVFLVLYQYYGSSGFLRKITRDEKTSLDMRVSFARLSLVPLLLSPLAYRAYFELARHSRHARQRDVPPAKPGTWTRIHRDTLKRDGQKKYLSEQQMKEENIRARSFEIWQDETGGIEVIAFAGDKASSFEECPKCKGLTLGKPEIKVREAATRSKTGTGEKIQSCEFCSFKVSLGMVVLARLSDPSSSSGSSGRRGGGGSSGGSFGGGSSGGGGAGGRW, encoded by the coding sequence ATGATGCGCAAGACCTTCGGCCCGCTGCTTGCCACGTTCATCGGCCTGTTCTGGTGCCTGGCTGCCGCTGCGCAATACACCGTCGACACCCTGCCCAGCCCCAAGGCGCACGGCCAGGATCACTACGTCAGCGATCCTGACGGCAATCTCGGCGCCGGCACCGTCGCCCAGATCGATGCCCTGGGCAAGGCCATCGAAGCCGCCAACGGCAGCGAGTTCGCCGTGGTCGTCGTCAACGACTACGAAGGCGATAGCGACTTTGCCTTCGCCATGGACCTGTTCTCGCACTGGGGCATCGGCAAGCAGGGCGCCGACAATGGCCTGCTGCTGTTCCTGGCGATGGACCGGCGCGAGTACCGCTTCATCACGGGCTATGGCCTGGAGGGCATCCTTCCCGATGCGCTCCTGGGGCGGATCGGCGAGTCCTATCTGGTGCCTTATCTGAAGGACGGCAACACGGACATGGCCGTGCTGTCCGCCGCGAAGGCCGTCGAAAGCGTGTTCCTGTCTCCCGACAACGGCCTGGAGCTGGCCGGCCTGCAGGCCTACCGCCCCACGTTCTGGAACCGGCACGCCGTCCCGCTGCGGCAGACCTGCCTGGTCCTGGGCATCTTCACGCTTGCGGCGGTCTGGATGCGCCTGGCGCGCAAGCGGGTGCTGAAGAAACACGGATTCAATGACAAGCAGTACTCGAACTACACCCTCTGGTTCACCCTCTTCACCTTCCTGTTCGTCATGTTCCTGTCGGGGTTCGTGATCGTCTTCATGGAAAAAGTGGACAGCGTCTACCGCATGAGGAACCTGCCCTGGTTCGCCGGGGTGTTCGGCGTGTTCCTCGTGCTGTACCAGTATTACGGCAGCAGCGGCTTCCTGCGCAAGATCACCAGGGACGAGAAGACCAGCCTGGACATGCGCGTGTCGTTTGCCAGGCTGAGCCTGGTGCCATTGCTGCTGTCGCCGCTCGCCTACCGCGCCTACTTCGAGCTGGCCAGGCACAGCCGGCATGCACGCCAGCGCGACGTGCCGCCCGCCAAGCCGGGCACCTGGACCCGCATACACCGGGACACCCTCAAGCGCGATGGCCAGAAGAAGTATCTGTCCGAGCAGCAGATGAAGGAAGAGAATATCCGCGCCAGGTCCTTCGAGATCTGGCAGGACGAGACCGGCGGCATCGAAGTGATTGCGTTTGCCGGGGACAAGGCATCCTCCTTCGAGGAATGCCCGAAGTGCAAAGGACTCACGCTGGGCAAGCCCGAGATCAAGGTACGGGAAGCGGCAACACGCAGCAAGACCGGCACGGGCGAGAAAATACAGTCGTGCGAGTTCTGCAGCTTCAAGGTGTCGCTGGGCATGGTGGTGCTGGCCAGGCTGAGCGATCCGTCCAGCTCCTCGGGAAGCTCGGGCAGGCGTGGCGGCGGCGGAAGCTCGGGGGGGAGCTTTGGCGGCGGCTCCAGCGGCGGCGGCGGTGCGGGCGGGCGCTGGTAG
- a CDS encoding ABC transporter permease has protein sequence MSHGPEGSVYLSEPLARSSSQARPGGGAWRLPGWLRGLALPILVFAALEGLVRSGRMPDYLMPAPSQVFETILDLAHGPLWQHIGISTFRVFSGFAIGAALALFIGTWVGLSRRAEAYLEPSFQALRAVPGLAWVPLLLIWLGIDEASKITLIAIGAFFPVYLNLVAGIRNVDRKLVEVGALYQFSSYRLVRHIFVPAALPYLFTGLRQALSMAWLCVVAAELLAATKGIGYLLTDGRETSRPDLVLVAIILLAVMGKLTDSVLRALETRGLGWRDSYAGKPG, from the coding sequence GTGAGTCATGGCCCGGAGGGCAGTGTCTACCTGAGCGAGCCGCTGGCTCGCTCAAGCTCCCAGGCGCGGCCTGGCGGCGGTGCCTGGCGGTTGCCCGGATGGTTGCGTGGCCTGGCGCTTCCGATACTCGTTTTCGCGGCGCTGGAAGGCCTGGTTCGATCCGGCCGCATGCCCGACTACCTGATGCCGGCTCCCTCCCAGGTCTTCGAGACCATCCTGGACCTGGCGCACGGCCCGCTGTGGCAGCATATCGGCATCAGCACGTTCCGGGTCTTCAGCGGATTCGCCATCGGTGCGGCGCTGGCGCTGTTCATCGGCACCTGGGTCGGGCTCAGCCGTCGCGCCGAAGCGTACCTGGAGCCCAGCTTCCAGGCATTGCGCGCGGTGCCGGGATTGGCCTGGGTGCCGCTGCTGCTGATCTGGCTGGGCATCGACGAGGCCTCGAAGATCACCCTGATCGCCATCGGCGCATTCTTTCCCGTGTACCTGAACCTGGTCGCGGGCATCCGCAACGTGGACCGCAAGTTGGTGGAAGTGGGGGCGCTGTACCAGTTCTCCAGCTATCGCCTGGTGCGGCACATCTTCGTGCCGGCCGCGCTGCCTTATCTGTTCACGGGCTTGCGCCAGGCCTTGTCGATGGCCTGGCTGTGCGTGGTGGCCGCCGAGCTGCTGGCCGCGACCAAGGGCATCGGCTACCTGCTCACGGATGGGCGGGAAACCTCGCGGCCGGACCTGGTGCTGGTGGCCATCATCCTGCTGGCCGTGATGGGCAAGCTCACGGACTCGGTGTTACGGGCCTTGGAGACCCGGGGCCTGGGGTGGCGCGACAGCTACGCTGGCAAGCCGGGTTGA
- a CDS encoding sensor histidine kinase, with protein MKRQAQNPDLLRHFLTLMAWMLLAAMSLPAAAAVLRLDGVAVHDTAGYVSRLDDPTGRLSASQAADAPGWSGMPGSLNAGFTSAAVWLRLTVAVGNTPPEGWVLKLGNPLLDDARVYLRVGQDWTPLGHSGEDVPRADWPVDYRSPAFQFSPPGPGQYELLWRVQSKNALATRLTVWERLAFDNASRREGLLSGMYAGFYLLLIGLHTAFWLWTRAPMSGLFLAYIGSCVLNEVLSLGLIQQLSGLPVAWSDRMLGVGIALSLPIGVTMAVRQLGLDRCFPRTARWILRACWAVAGVGALLILSGRYAAGIQPVQMLALAMIFVLIGFASYLLLRGWRPARYFLPVFGVFYAGVLVSFLRNLTLLPTYAFTEHASLLGTMVHMLLLSIIIIGSHERLRRERERQQANAAADLARQHSLKLEEEVGQRTADLSREITRREGVEEDLRQALATERKVLAEQRDFVAMVSHEFRTPLAIIGTSAQQLGRHLDAPAEKSQARCVNIRDASQRLLALVDEYLTEDRIREPRAELHDAPCDLSAMLADLAQAAAPGRILCDVAPAGLSLLSDEGLLRIALRNLLANAERHAPLDDVVRVVARRVGHAVSIDVSNSGPAIAQDEQDRLFQKYYRGQNARLKPGAGLGLYLVRQIAARLGGSVALVQAGGTAPVTFRLQLPDREAG; from the coding sequence ATGAAACGCCAAGCCCAAAACCCCGATCTCCTTCGACACTTCCTGACGCTGATGGCATGGATGCTGCTTGCCGCCATGAGCCTGCCTGCCGCCGCGGCGGTGCTGCGCCTCGATGGCGTGGCGGTCCATGATACCGCCGGCTACGTGTCGCGTCTGGATGATCCCACGGGGCGCCTGAGCGCGAGCCAGGCCGCCGACGCGCCAGGTTGGTCCGGCATGCCGGGCAGCCTGAATGCCGGATTCACGTCGGCGGCGGTCTGGCTGAGGTTGACGGTGGCGGTGGGGAATACGCCGCCGGAGGGGTGGGTGCTGAAACTGGGCAATCCCCTGCTGGATGATGCGAGGGTGTACCTGCGGGTCGGGCAAGACTGGACCCCGCTGGGGCATAGCGGGGAGGACGTGCCGCGGGCCGACTGGCCGGTGGACTATCGCAGTCCGGCTTTCCAGTTCTCCCCGCCGGGACCCGGACAGTACGAGCTGTTGTGGCGGGTGCAAAGCAAGAACGCGCTGGCAACCCGCCTGACGGTGTGGGAGCGCCTGGCGTTCGACAATGCGTCACGCCGCGAAGGATTGCTGTCCGGCATGTATGCCGGTTTCTATCTCCTGCTGATCGGCCTGCACACCGCGTTCTGGCTGTGGACGCGCGCACCGATGAGCGGATTGTTCCTTGCCTACATCGGCAGTTGCGTACTGAACGAGGTGCTCTCGCTGGGCTTGATCCAGCAATTGAGCGGATTGCCCGTGGCATGGAGCGACCGCATGCTGGGCGTGGGCATTGCGCTGAGCCTGCCCATCGGCGTCACGATGGCGGTGCGCCAGCTGGGCCTGGACCGCTGCTTTCCCCGGACGGCTCGCTGGATCCTGCGGGCATGCTGGGCAGTGGCGGGCGTGGGGGCGCTGCTGATCCTGTCGGGACGCTATGCCGCGGGCATCCAGCCGGTGCAGATGCTGGCGCTTGCCATGATCTTCGTGCTGATCGGCTTCGCCAGCTATCTGCTGTTGCGCGGCTGGCGGCCCGCGCGCTATTTCTTGCCCGTGTTCGGCGTGTTCTATGCCGGGGTGCTGGTCAGCTTCCTGCGCAACCTGACCCTGTTGCCCACCTATGCCTTCACCGAGCATGCCTCCTTGCTGGGCACCATGGTGCACATGCTGCTGCTCAGCATCATCATCATCGGCAGCCACGAACGCCTGCGGCGTGAGCGCGAGCGGCAGCAGGCGAATGCCGCGGCCGACCTGGCACGCCAGCACAGCCTGAAGCTGGAAGAGGAAGTGGGCCAGCGCACGGCGGATCTTTCCCGGGAGATCACGCGGCGCGAAGGGGTGGAGGAGGACCTGCGCCAGGCCTTGGCGACGGAGCGCAAGGTGCTGGCGGAGCAACGGGACTTCGTGGCGATGGTGTCGCACGAATTCCGTACGCCGCTGGCCATCATCGGCACGTCGGCGCAGCAGTTGGGGCGGCACCTGGATGCGCCGGCGGAGAAAAGCCAGGCGCGCTGCGTGAATATCCGCGATGCCTCGCAGCGGCTGCTGGCGCTGGTGGATGAATACCTGACGGAAGACCGGATCCGGGAGCCGCGCGCGGAGCTGCATGATGCGCCGTGCGACCTCTCCGCGATGCTGGCCGACCTGGCGCAGGCGGCCGCGCCGGGCAGGATCCTGTGCGACGTCGCGCCGGCAGGCCTTTCCCTGCTCAGTGATGAAGGCCTGCTGCGCATCGCCTTGCGCAATCTGCTGGCGAACGCCGAGCGTCATGCGCCCCTGGATGATGTCGTGCGGGTCGTCGCCAGGCGGGTGGGGCATGCGGTGTCGATCGACGTCTCCAACAGCGGCCCAGCCATTGCGCAGGACGAGCAGGATCGCCTGTTCCAGAAGTATTACCGCGGCCAGAACGCCAGGCTGAAACCTGGCGCCGGGCTGGGCCTGTACCTGGTGCGCCAGATCGCGGCGCGCCTGGGCGGCTCCGTGGCCCTGGTCCAGGCGGGCGGGACGGCGCCAGTGACATTCCGCCTGCAATTGCCGGATCGCGAGGCGGGCTGA
- a CDS encoding ABC transporter ATP-binding protein has translation MSILLNVKVEEKWFGASKVLEDVEFSLVERQVLALLGPSGCGKSTLLRIAAGLDDDFRGQVRRGDAIDARRQAPISYVFQEPRLMPWLTVAENIGFLDSGRQPDRAWVQDLIDAVGLTGFEQALPKQLSGGMAQRAAIARGLYSRPQVLLLDEPFSAVDAFTRMALQQLVLDLIGRYGISILLVTHDIDEALYLGDEVIVLGARPGRVCARLDVALAHPRARGDAVLGELKERALAELHGAHAL, from the coding sequence ATGTCGATTCTGCTCAACGTGAAGGTCGAGGAAAAGTGGTTCGGCGCCAGCAAGGTGCTGGAGGACGTCGAATTCAGCCTGGTGGAAAGGCAGGTCCTTGCCTTGCTGGGCCCGAGCGGCTGCGGCAAGAGTACGCTGCTGCGCATTGCCGCGGGCCTGGATGACGACTTCCGGGGCCAGGTGCGCCGGGGCGATGCCATTGATGCGCGCAGGCAGGCGCCCATTTCGTATGTCTTCCAGGAGCCGCGCCTGATGCCGTGGCTGACGGTGGCCGAGAACATCGGCTTCCTGGACAGCGGCCGCCAGCCGGACCGCGCCTGGGTGCAGGACCTGATCGACGCGGTGGGCCTGACCGGTTTCGAGCAGGCCTTGCCCAAGCAGCTGTCGGGCGGCATGGCGCAGCGCGCCGCGATTGCGCGGGGCCTGTATTCCCGGCCGCAGGTGCTGCTGCTGGATGAGCCGTTCAGCGCGGTGGATGCCTTCACCCGCATGGCCTTGCAGCAGCTGGTGCTGGACCTGATCGGCCGCTACGGCATCTCCATTCTGCTGGTCACGCACGACATCGACGAGGCCTTGTATCTTGGCGATGAGGTCATCGTGCTGGGCGCGCGTCCAGGGCGCGTATGCGCGAGGCTGGACGTGGCGCTGGCGCACCCGCGCGCGCGGGGGGATGCCGTCCTGGGCGAACTGAAGGAGCGCGCGCTGGCTGAGCTGCATGGCGCGCATGCGCTGTAA
- a CDS encoding aliphatic sulfonate ABC transporter substrate-binding protein: MSFRFVAVSLLAASAVLSGPAHGATPLKEIKLDYAYYSPPSLVIKKQGWLEEAFKASGTEVKWVFTRGSNNSLEFLNSGASNFALTSSVSSFVARANGQPVKIIVNYSWAEPSSVEVLPGSPIKSVAELKGRKVAVTKGTDPYFYLLRALGENGLTLNDVEIVHLQHPEGKTALEQGRVDAWVGIDPHLSAAKEAGTRTIYANPKFALGAVLNTNEAFLKEHPEAVKTVIRTYERARQWIIDHPREIVDLVAEETKLPKEVAARQIGRIDFTRWVPGDYTIEAIKPVVPLLQEGGILRKSANAQQALDTLIDAAPATAVSKEK; the protein is encoded by the coding sequence ATGTCATTCCGATTCGTCGCTGTTTCTCTTCTTGCCGCCAGCGCGGTGCTTTCCGGGCCGGCGCATGGCGCCACGCCGCTGAAGGAAATCAAGCTGGACTATGCGTATTACTCGCCGCCCAGCCTGGTGATCAAGAAGCAGGGCTGGCTGGAAGAAGCCTTCAAGGCCAGCGGCACCGAGGTGAAGTGGGTATTCACGCGAGGCAGCAACAACTCGCTGGAGTTCCTGAACAGCGGCGCCTCCAACTTCGCCCTGACCTCCAGCGTGTCGTCCTTCGTGGCGCGCGCCAACGGGCAGCCGGTGAAGATCATCGTCAATTATTCCTGGGCCGAGCCCAGCAGCGTCGAGGTATTGCCCGGCTCTCCCATCAAGTCGGTGGCGGAGTTGAAGGGCAGGAAGGTGGCCGTCACCAAGGGCACCGATCCCTACTTCTACCTGCTGCGGGCACTGGGCGAGAACGGCCTGACGCTCAATGACGTCGAGATCGTCCACCTGCAGCATCCGGAGGGCAAGACCGCGCTGGAGCAAGGCCGCGTCGACGCGTGGGTGGGCATCGATCCGCACCTGTCGGCCGCCAAGGAGGCGGGCACGCGCACGATCTATGCGAACCCCAAGTTCGCGCTGGGCGCGGTCTTGAACACCAACGAGGCGTTCCTGAAGGAACACCCGGAAGCGGTGAAGACGGTGATCCGGACCTATGAACGTGCCCGCCAGTGGATCATCGATCATCCGCGGGAGATCGTGGACCTGGTCGCGGAAGAGACGAAGCTGCCGAAGGAAGTGGCGGCCAGGCAGATCGGCCGCATCGACTTCACGCGCTGGGTGCCGGGCGACTACACGATCGAGGCCATCAAGCCCGTGGTGCCGCTGTTGCAGGAGGGCGGCATCCTGCGCAAGAGCGCGAATGCCCAGCAGGCCCTGGATACGCTGATCGATGCCGCGCCGGCGACGGCCGTTTCCAAGGAGAAGTGA
- a CDS encoding response regulator transcription factor: protein MLDVIVLEDEPVLRQELEEFLAELGYAPLCVSTLQAFHQQFDPGRHRLAVIDLGLPDGSGLDLIRHLRTAADPVGIIVFSARNTSADTIQGLEIGADHYLGKGVDLDMLAATLGALARRLQLGTQAAPPDAAAWVLDLGPRVLHAPGAPTVPLSQQDAVVLACLMRKDGENISRREIVEALGADYLAYDQRRLDSQMLRLRRRVASFSGIALPVKTVRNSGYCFYAEARVRG from the coding sequence ATGCTTGACGTGATTGTGCTTGAAGACGAGCCCGTCCTGCGGCAGGAATTGGAAGAGTTCCTGGCCGAGCTCGGCTACGCGCCCCTGTGCGTGTCCACCCTGCAGGCGTTCCACCAGCAGTTCGATCCCGGCCGCCATCGCCTCGCCGTCATCGACCTCGGCCTGCCCGACGGCTCGGGGCTGGACCTGATCCGCCACCTGCGCACCGCCGCCGACCCCGTCGGCATCATCGTCTTCAGCGCCAGGAATACCAGCGCGGACACGATACAGGGCCTGGAGATCGGCGCGGACCACTACCTTGGCAAGGGGGTGGACCTGGACATGCTGGCCGCCACGCTGGGCGCGCTGGCCAGACGCTTGCAACTGGGCACGCAGGCCGCTCCCCCCGATGCGGCGGCCTGGGTCCTGGACCTGGGCCCGCGCGTCCTGCACGCCCCGGGCGCGCCCACCGTGCCCCTGTCCCAGCAGGACGCCGTGGTGCTGGCCTGCCTGATGCGCAAGGACGGCGAGAACATCAGCCGGCGCGAAATCGTCGAAGCCCTGGGCGCGGACTATCTCGCCTATGACCAGCGCCGACTGGACAGCCAGATGCTGCGACTGCGGCGCCGCGTGGCGTCCTTCAGCGGCATTGCCCTGCCGGTGAAAACAGTGCGCAACAGCGGCTATTGCTTTTATGCCGAGGCGCGCGTCCGGGGTTGA